The Branchiostoma lanceolatum isolate klBraLanc5 chromosome 10, klBraLanc5.hap2, whole genome shotgun sequence genome has a window encoding:
- the LOC136443612 gene encoding glyceraldehyde-3-phosphate dehydrogenase 2-like isoform X2 encodes MSKIGINGFGRIGRLVLRSCLEKGQTVVAINDPFIQLDYMVYMFKYDSTHGKFKGEVSAEGSDLVVNGKKIKIYNQMNPKDIPWKEAGAEYIVESTGVFTTIAKAKAHLDAGARKVIISAPSADAPMFVMGVNEEKYEKSMDIVSNASCTTNCLAPLAKVINDKFGIEEGLMTTVHAYTATQKTVDGPSAKAWRDGRGAHQNIIPASTGAAKAVGKVIPELNGKLTGMAFRVPVADVSVVDLTCRLKKGAPYDEIKAVVKAASESGPLKGYLGYTDEDVVSQDFIGDGRSSIFDAKAGIALSNNFVKLVTWYDNEFGYSCRVADLMQYMQSKE; translated from the exons ATGTCTAAGATTGGAATCAATGG GTTTGGCCGTATTGGCCGTCTGGTGCTGCGGTCTTGCTTGGAGAAGGGCCAGACTGTGGTCGCCATTAACGACCCCTTCATCCAGCTGGACTACATG GTGTACATGTTCAAGTATGACTCCACCCATGGCAAGTTCAAGGGTGAGGTCTCTGCTGAAGGCTCTGATCTGGTTGTAAACGGGAAGAAAATCAAGATCTACAATCA GATGAACCCAAAAGACATCCCGTGGAAGGAAGCAGGTGCTGAGTACATCGTTGAGTCCACTGGCGTCTTTACCACCATCGCCAAGGCAAAG GCTCACCTTGATGCTGGAGCCAGAAAGGTCATCATCTCGGCTCCCTCCGCTGATGCGCCGATGTTCGTCATGGGCGTGAATGAGGAGAAGTACGAGAAGAGCATGGACATTGTCAG CAATGCGTCCTGCACCACAAACTGCCTGGCCCCGCTTGCCAAGGTCATCAATGACAAGTTTGGCATCGAGGAGGGTCTCATGACCACAGTACATGCCTACACCGCGACGCAGAAGACCGTGGACGGCCCGAGCGCGAAGGCCTGGCGTGACGGGCGTGGTGCCCACCAGAATATCATCCCAGCAAGCACTGGGGCAGCTAAGGCCGTGGGCAAGGTCATCCCAGAGCTGAACGG GAAGCTGACTGGCATGGCGTTCCGCGTGCCAGTCGCCGATGTGTCTGTGGTTGACCTGACCTGCCGACTGAAGAAGGGA GCTCCCTATGATGAGATCAAGGCTGTTGTGAAGGCTGCATCTGAGTCAGGCCCACTGAAGGGATATCTGGGATACACTGACGAGGAT GTTGTGAGCCAGGATTTCATTGGGGATGGCCGCTCCAGTATCTTTGATGCCAAAGCTGGCATTGCTCTGTCAAATAATTTTGTCAAACTGGTGACATG GTATGACAATGAATTCGGCTACAGCTGCCGTGTTGCTGACCTTATGCAGTACATGCAGAGCAAGGAATAG
- the LOC136443612 gene encoding glyceraldehyde-3-phosphate dehydrogenase 2-like isoform X1, producing MSKIGINGFGRIGRLVLRSCLEKGQTVVAINDPFIQLDYMVYMFKYDSTHGKFKGEVSAEGSDLVVNGKKIKIYNQMNPKDIPWKEAGAEYIVESTGVFTTIAKAKAHLDAGARKVIISAPSADAPMFVMGVNEEKYEKSMDIVSNASCTTNCLAPLAKVINDKFGIEEGLMTTVHAYTATQKTVDGPSAKAWRDGRGAHQNIIPASTGAAKAVGKVIPELNGKLTGMAFRVPVADVSVVDLTCRLKKGAPYDEIKAVVKAASESGPLKGYLGYTDEDVVSADFLGDTHSSTFDAKAGIALTNNFVKLVSWYDNEFGYSCRVADLMQYMQSKE from the exons ATGTCTAAGATTGGAATCAATGG GTTTGGCCGTATTGGCCGTCTGGTGCTGCGGTCTTGCTTGGAGAAGGGCCAGACTGTGGTCGCCATTAACGACCCCTTCATCCAGCTGGACTACATG GTGTACATGTTCAAGTATGACTCCACCCATGGCAAGTTCAAGGGTGAGGTCTCTGCTGAAGGCTCTGATCTGGTTGTAAACGGGAAGAAAATCAAGATCTACAATCA GATGAACCCAAAAGACATCCCGTGGAAGGAAGCAGGTGCTGAGTACATCGTTGAGTCCACTGGCGTCTTTACCACCATCGCCAAGGCAAAG GCTCACCTTGATGCTGGAGCCAGAAAGGTCATCATCTCGGCTCCCTCCGCTGATGCGCCGATGTTCGTCATGGGCGTGAATGAGGAGAAGTACGAGAAGAGCATGGACATTGTCAG CAATGCGTCCTGCACCACAAACTGCCTGGCCCCGCTTGCCAAGGTCATCAATGACAAGTTTGGCATCGAGGAGGGTCTCATGACCACAGTACATGCCTACACCGCGACGCAGAAGACCGTGGACGGCCCGAGCGCGAAGGCCTGGCGTGACGGGCGTGGTGCCCACCAGAATATCATCCCAGCAAGCACTGGGGCAGCTAAGGCCGTGGGCAAGGTCATCCCAGAGCTGAACGG GAAGCTGACTGGCATGGCGTTCCGCGTGCCAGTCGCCGATGTGTCTGTGGTTGACCTGACCTGCCGACTGAAGAAGGGA GCTCCCTATGATGAGATCAAGGCTGTTGTGAAGGCTGCATCTGAGTCAGGCCCACTGAAGGGATATCTGGGATACACTGACGAGGAT GTGGTGTCTGCGGACTTCCTGGGCGACACCCACTCCAGTACCTTTGATGCCAAGGCAGGCATTGCACTGACCAACAACTTTGTCAAGCTTGTCTCTTG GTATGACAATGAATTCGGCTACAGCTGCCGTGTTGCTGACCTTATGCAGTACATGCAGAGCAAGGAATAG
- the LOC136443610 gene encoding proton-associated sugar transporter A-like, whose translation MSMDETTPLIPAPVARWQPRPQKHFSTKTIGHKTNLGFKPGVRTKKPRHVFSYRLPPPPPPTPVAFTLPSEEGEEPPKRSLWQLLANGGIMFGVEFCYALEMALVTPILLQLGVPEEYYTFIWFISPVLGFLVQPILGSWSDRCTARWGRRRPFILALSVGILVGTALMLNGEDIANATFRDSQTATYGAIVLTILGNVMLDFCADSSDSPSRAYLLDTCCQDDQDRGLSLHALMGGLGGGVGYVVGGVDWDQTILTTWVGSGQRVVFTFAAVSFVLSATLTLFSIKEIPLEKQDKTDGSSGFVDNRPVSIMSDVSSICSLTPTTPLTTPVFSYGAVHSVNQNQSADVLQNHQASNDGNASANSEDDTVPDLKQFQTKTRKEQKHMVTSSYRPLRRTRSMPGDEIANITKYVEEENYFTDGYVSEDEIRENSQGGEQTNSVSRPSNLDITDDDDRPRSVSFSEEVAALLQGKANGTTQADSRESIDSDEEDDVLTVRMLYMAIIKMPNVLKRLCFCHFLGWVAMEAILMFFTDFVGRTVFHGSPTAELGTTPYENYDSGVKMGCWGLCIYAFSSAIYSALLDPLLDAVSVHSAYFFGYLMFSIAAALCVMFPNIYVVLSMCVAFGIMFATICTLPYTVLSDFHQNAEFIENSPGSSKRGFGLDTSLLSCQIFLAQIVNAACLGPLISVTGTVNAVLLFCSAVGFVGCFWNALFVVYELPGKDEDMEEKIQPVVF comes from the exons ATGTCTATGGACGAAACCACTCCTCTTATTCCTGCCCCGGTCGCGCGGTGGCAGCCCCGGCCACAGAAACACTTCAGCACAAAAACTATCGGCCACAAAACTAACCTTGGCTTCAAACCTGGCGTGAGGACTAAAAAGCCACGTCACGTTTTCTCGTACCGCCTACCACCCCCGCCACCCCCCACTCCAGTCGCGTTTACCTTACCATCAGAGGAAGGGGAGGAACCCCCCAAACGGTCACTATGGCAACTGTTGGCCAATGGCGGCATCATGTTTGGAGTAGAATTCTGCTATGCGTTAGAGATGGCGTTGGTGACGCCCATCCTACTACAACTCGGTGTCCCTGAGGAGTACTACACGTTCATCTGGTTCATCAGTCCAGTTCTCGGGTTCCTTGTACAGCCCATTCTAGGCTCCTGGAGTGACCGCTGCACGGCGCGGTGGGGGCGCCGCCGACCGTTCATCCTGGCGCTGTCGGTGGGGATTCTGGTGGGCACGGCCTTGATGCTGAACGGAGAAGACATAGCGAATGCGACCTTTAGAGACAGTCAGACTGCCACGTATGGAGCCATCGTGCTGACCATCCTCGGGAACGTCATGCTGGACTTCTGCGCAGACTCCAGCGACAGTCCGTCACGAGCGTATCTCCTGGATACCTGTTGTCAAGACGACCAGGACCGAGGCTTGAGTCTGCATGCCCTTATGGGAG GCCTTGGAGGAGGAGTAGGCTATGTGGTGGGTGGGGTAGACTGGGACCAGACCATTCTCACTACGTGGGTGGGGTCTGGCCAGCGTGTCGTTTTCACTTTTGCTGCTGTCTCCTTTGTATTATCTGCCACCTTGACCCTGTTCAGTATTAAGGAAATCCCTCTggaaaaacaggacaaaacGGACGGTTCATCTGGATTTGTCGACAATCGTCCAGTCTCGATCATGAGTGATGTGTCGTCCATTTGCTCCCTCACACCCACAACTCCACTAACCACCCCCGTATTCAGCTATGGTGCAGTCCATTCGGTAAACCAAAATCAATCAGCCGACGTTTTACAGAATCACCAGGCCAGCAATGACGGAAATGCCTCAGCCAACTCCGAAGATGACACCGTGCCCGACCTGAAGCAGTTTCAGACAAAAACACGTAAAGAGCAGAAGCACATGGTGACGAGCTCTTACCGGCCACTGCGAAGAACTCGATCTATGCCGGGCGACGAAATCGCAAACATTACGAAGTACGTCGAAGAGGAGAATTATTTTACGGACGGGTATGTAAGTGAGGACGAAATACGTGAAAACTCCCAGGGGGGAGAGCAGACGAACAGTGTGTCTCGCCCCAGCAACTTAGATATAACGGATGACGATGATCGTCCTCGAAGTGTTAGCTTTAGTGAGGAGGTCGCTGCCCTATTGCAAGGCAAGGCTAATGGTACAACACAGGCAGACAGCAGAGAGAGTATAGACTCAGATGAAGAGGATGATGTTCTGACGGTGAGAATGCTGTACATGGCCATCATCAAGATGCCCAACGTGTTGAAGAGGCTGTGCTTCTGTCACTTCCTAGGATGGGTGGCTATGGAAG CTATCTTGATGTTCTTCACAGACTTTGTGGGACGGACAGTTTTCCATGGCAGCCCCACCGCAGAGCTCGGGACGACCCCTTACGAGAACTATGACAGTGGCGTAAAGATGGGGTGTTGGGGACTGTGTATCTATGCCttctcctctgccatttactcAG CCCTTCTAGATCCGCTGCTGGATGCAGTCTCTGTTCACTCCGCGTACTTCTTCGGATACCTCATGTTCTCCATTGCTGCAGCACTGTGTGTGATGTTTCCTAACATCTATGTCGTTCTGAGCATGTGTGTTGCATTTGGTATCATGTTTGCAACCATCTGCACCCTGCCGTACACCGTGCTATCAGACTTCCACCAGAATGCAGAG tttatagAGAACAGCCCAGGGAGCAGCAAGCGTGGGTTCGGCCTGGACACCTCACTTCTCAGCTGTCAGATATTCCTGGCACAGATTGTGAACGCGGCCTGCCTCGGACCTCTCATCTCCGTCACTGGGACTGTCAACGCCGTCCTGTTGTTCTGCTCTGCTGTCGGGTTCGTCGGCTGTTTCTGGAACGCGCTGTTTGTCGTGTACGAGTTGCCAGGGAAGGACGAGGACATGGAAGAGAAGATTCAACCTGTGGTCTTTTGA